Proteins from one Nomia melanderi isolate GNS246 chromosome 3, iyNomMela1, whole genome shotgun sequence genomic window:
- the LOC116431842 gene encoding uncharacterized protein LOC116431842, translated as MESAIIHLEQSVKQADGKLDMIAWQIDSFEKQCENPDDEISVLRLLRAIHQVTKDYENLHREILEVQQLQKQLSDSLQTQLSQVVGQFNLLRNKIVEQHKNPHLK; from the exons ATGGAATCTGCTATCATACACTTGGAACAAAGT GTTAAGCAAGCTGATGGAAAATTGGATATGATCGCGTGGCAAATTGACTCTTTTGAAAAGCAATGTGAAAATCCGGATGATGAG ATCTCAGTGCTTCGTCTCTTAAGGGCTATTCATCAAGTTACAAAAGATTATGAGAATCTTCATCGAGAAATATTGGAAGTGcaacaattacaaaaacaaCTTTCAGATTCACTTCAAACGCAATTGTCCCAGGTTGTTGGACAGTTTAATTTGCTACGTAACAAGATTgtagaacaacataaaaatcCACATTTGAAATAA